One genomic window of Bradyrhizobium sp. B124 includes the following:
- a CDS encoding tetratricopeptide repeat protein → MALRTQQFAQAEQIAANILKSNRTDRNAALLLAHALRGQNRGDEAIAPLERVASRGDDGEVETLLGALLCGAGRATEGIAQLRRTAARRPPYFPSFQELAGQLAKAGQYDEAISTVEAGLALAPDSVDLKLDLGRLLHDTNEFARAARVLTAARDAAPGHLDVLNQLGRVLILHGDYAAAADAFRRVLAQYPDDRSTRAYLATSLFEQGERDAAEAALRSVIRGQPQLLGRAAFVMAAGSRGRFFFAQRDAARFLGGEAG, encoded by the coding sequence ATGGCGTTACGAACGCAGCAGTTCGCTCAAGCCGAGCAGATTGCGGCCAACATCCTGAAATCCAACCGCACGGACAGGAACGCAGCGCTTCTCCTCGCGCATGCCTTGAGGGGGCAGAACCGCGGAGACGAGGCGATCGCACCGCTGGAAAGGGTTGCAAGCCGCGGCGATGACGGAGAGGTTGAGACTTTGCTCGGCGCATTGCTGTGCGGTGCAGGGCGTGCCACGGAAGGCATCGCGCAGCTGCGGCGCACGGCGGCACGCCGCCCGCCATATTTCCCGTCGTTTCAGGAACTCGCCGGCCAGCTTGCCAAGGCCGGTCAATACGACGAGGCGATCAGCACGGTCGAGGCTGGCCTCGCGCTGGCCCCCGACAGCGTCGATCTGAAGCTCGATCTCGGGCGGCTGCTGCACGATACCAATGAATTCGCGCGGGCTGCGCGTGTCCTGACAGCCGCACGTGATGCTGCGCCGGGACACCTCGATGTTCTCAACCAGCTCGGGCGGGTCCTGATCCTGCATGGCGACTACGCCGCGGCCGCGGATGCGTTCCGCCGCGTGCTCGCCCAGTACCCCGACGATCGCTCGACCCGCGCCTACCTCGCCACATCGCTGTTCGAGCAGGGTGAGCGCGACGCTGCCGAGGCGGCGCTGCGCTCCGTCATTCGCGGTCAGCCCCAGCTGTTGGGACGCGCGGCATTCGTCATGGCCGCGGGATCGCGTGGCCGCTTCTTCTTCGCGCAGCGCGACGCTGCGAGATTCCTCGGCGGGGAAGCAGGTTGA
- a CDS encoding LysR family transcriptional regulator, with amino-acid sequence MQHPGLFELNAVVAISTHRSFRAAATELGISPSALSHAIAALEKRLGVRLINRTTRSVALSEAGERFLARVSPALREIAGAMEDVNEFRDTPAGTLRINLKERAAHQILRPVVAKFLRRYPDMNVELTLEGRPIDIVAEGFDAGIRLAEAVPQDMVAIPCGPDTRFIVVGAPDYFARCSVPRSPLDLLAHECIRRRMPSGKLYHWEFEKRGGEQMVVDVRGRLTLDNDTLMVEAALDGLGLAFVSDFWVTGHLAAGTLRAVLDDWTPPFPGLRLYYPRHRHMTAGLRAFVDMVREETKVAARGGEVHSPPAKRSGDRRKRA; translated from the coding sequence ATGCAGCATCCTGGCCTTTTCGAGCTGAACGCCGTCGTCGCGATTTCAACGCATCGCAGCTTTCGCGCGGCCGCGACTGAACTCGGCATTTCGCCCTCGGCGTTGAGCCATGCGATCGCCGCCCTGGAGAAGCGGTTGGGCGTGCGCCTCATCAATCGGACGACGCGCAGCGTCGCGCTGTCGGAAGCGGGAGAGCGTTTCCTCGCCAGGGTCAGTCCCGCGCTGCGCGAGATTGCCGGCGCGATGGAGGATGTGAACGAGTTTCGCGACACGCCCGCGGGAACGCTGCGCATCAACCTGAAGGAGCGCGCCGCGCACCAGATCCTCCGCCCGGTCGTGGCAAAATTCCTGCGGCGCTATCCCGACATGAACGTCGAACTGACCCTGGAGGGACGTCCCATCGATATCGTCGCGGAAGGTTTCGATGCCGGCATCCGGTTGGCCGAAGCCGTGCCGCAGGACATGGTCGCGATCCCCTGCGGTCCGGACACGCGCTTCATTGTCGTCGGCGCGCCCGATTATTTCGCACGCTGTTCGGTGCCGCGGTCTCCGCTTGATCTGCTCGCCCATGAGTGCATTCGCAGGCGGATGCCCAGCGGCAAGCTGTACCACTGGGAGTTCGAGAAGCGCGGCGGCGAGCAGATGGTGGTGGATGTCCGGGGCAGGCTGACCCTCGACAATGACACCCTGATGGTCGAGGCCGCTCTCGACGGCCTGGGACTGGCGTTCGTCAGCGATTTTTGGGTGACGGGGCATCTCGCCGCCGGCACCCTGCGCGCCGTGCTGGACGACTGGACGCCGCCATTTCCCGGCTTGCGTCTCTACTATCCGCGGCACCGGCACATGACGGCCGGGCTTCGTGCTTTCGTCGACATGGTGCGGGAGGAGACGAAGGTGGCCGCCAGGGGCGGGGAGGTCCACTCGCCCCCGGCCAAGCGATCGGGCGATCGTCGCAAGCGCGCTTGA